The Emys orbicularis isolate rEmyOrb1 chromosome 21, rEmyOrb1.hap1, whole genome shotgun sequence genome has a segment encoding these proteins:
- the LGALS7 gene encoding galectin-7, with protein sequence MTGTVPETSAGFRVTFLYGQYEGANVALLFNPRFEGAPHIVFNSLVERKWGQEEREENSPLRKGKSFTLTFTTTAKAYEVTVNERHHYAFRHRLPPEHVRFLEVHGDVKLEAISWEGGGSYWNRLTAVPGWGASRMY encoded by the exons ATGACAGGCACGGTGCCGGAGACGAGCGCAGG CTTCCGGGTAACGTTCCTCTACGGTCAGTACGAAGGGGCCAACGTGGCCTTGCTCTTCAACCCCCGCTTTGAGGGCGCCCCCCACATCGTCTTCAACAGCTTGGTGGAGAGAAAGTGGGGCCAGGAGGAGCGGGAGGAAAACAGCCCCCTCCGCAAAGGGAAGAGCTTCACGCTGACGTTCACCACCACCGCCAAGGCGTACGAG GTGACAGTGAACGAGCGTCATCACTACGCGTTCCGGCACCGCCTCCCGCCGGAGCACGTGCGCTTCCTGGAGGTGCACGGCGACGTGAAGCTGGAGGCCATCAGCTGGGAAGGGGGCGGCAGTTACTGGAACCGCCTCACAGCGGTGCCCGGTTGGGGAGCCTCCCGCATGTATTAG